A window from Irregularibacter muris encodes these proteins:
- a CDS encoding PTS system mannose/fructose/sorbose family transporter subunit IID translates to MVLSAILVALLATMGQWWFFGPITKCLVYPLTTGTLVGLFMGDPMTGMLAGANIQLIYLGWISAGGTMPSNTIVAGIFGTAMTILSGADPKMAVTFAIPFSMFGLLLNQVYMTVNAAWIHRADKLLEKGNILGVRLMNFVPSFFVAFILYGIPSFLLVISGSGWAENLINSVPESIISALEVVGGIMPALGIAMLLNYLGKRKLIPWFFGGFFLTVYSGLGLTAISIFSAIIAVLVFLNNSNAIGSTGKKKVKRLTVNKETIEVNKPVIDPEININEPKKRLSKKTLIKTWLWTTSTEACYNYERLQALGAANLMITPIRELYDTNERRVQELKKYMVFYNSEVFTVGPIINGIACSMEEARANNQNVEAKDINAVRTGLMGPVAGIGDTVMQGILFPILFGIGCSLALDGSYLGPILSFVIFEALIFGCGYFMFMTGYKQGKTSLLKILKNGTIDMIINAFSIVGLMVVGSMAASRVNVGTQLAIKIGEGTTQIQSVLDSLAPGLIPLGITLLIWGMLKRKINTGWIIIAIFIIGILGFYSGILGYIG, encoded by the coding sequence ATGGTATTATCGGCGATTTTGGTAGCTTTATTAGCAACTATGGGTCAATGGTGGTTTTTTGGTCCAATAACGAAATGTTTAGTGTATCCGCTAACAACTGGAACTTTAGTAGGCCTTTTTATGGGAGATCCAATGACAGGAATGCTCGCTGGTGCAAATATTCAATTAATTTATCTTGGATGGATCTCCGCAGGTGGAACCATGCCAAGCAATACAATAGTAGCAGGGATTTTCGGAACGGCAATGACGATTTTATCTGGTGCAGATCCCAAAATGGCAGTTACTTTTGCAATTCCATTTAGTATGTTTGGTTTACTCTTAAACCAAGTCTATATGACGGTAAATGCTGCATGGATTCACAGGGCAGATAAATTATTAGAAAAAGGAAATATTCTTGGGGTTCGTCTTATGAATTTTGTCCCATCATTTTTCGTAGCGTTTATTTTATATGGAATACCATCGTTTCTATTAGTAATTTCAGGCAGTGGATGGGCAGAAAACTTAATAAATTCTGTCCCAGAGAGTATTATCAGTGCCTTAGAAGTAGTAGGTGGCATTATGCCAGCACTAGGTATTGCAATGTTATTGAATTACCTAGGGAAAAGAAAATTAATACCTTGGTTTTTTGGTGGTTTTTTCTTAACTGTTTATTCAGGATTAGGCTTGACAGCAATTTCTATTTTCTCTGCAATTATTGCAGTCCTTGTGTTTTTAAATAATAGTAACGCGATTGGCTCTACAGGCAAGAAAAAGGTGAAACGTCTAACAGTAAATAAGGAAACAATAGAAGTAAATAAGCCAGTTATTGATCCTGAAATCAATATAAATGAACCTAAAAAGAGGTTGTCTAAGAAGACATTAATAAAAACATGGTTATGGACTACCAGTACAGAAGCTTGTTATAATTATGAACGTCTTCAGGCATTAGGAGCTGCAAATCTTATGATAACTCCTATTCGCGAATTATATGATACAAATGAGCGTAGAGTGCAAGAATTAAAGAAATATATGGTGTTTTATAACTCAGAAGTATTTACCGTTGGACCGATCATAAACGGTATAGCATGCTCTATGGAAGAAGCACGAGCAAATAATCAAAATGTGGAGGCAAAAGACATTAATGCTGTGCGTACAGGATTAATGGGTCCTGTTGCAGGAATTGGTGATACCGTAATGCAAGGGATTTTATTTCCAATTTTATTTGGCATAGGTTGTTCACTTGCTCTAGATGGGAGTTATTTAGGGCCGATCTTATCATTTGTGATTTTTGAAGCGTTAATTTTTGGATGTGGTTACTTTATGTTTATGACAGGTTATAAACAAGGGAAAACTTCCCTATTAAAGATTTTAAAAAATGGAACCATAGATATGATAATAAATGCTTTTAGTATCGTAGGATTAATGGTGGTAGGCTCAATGGCTGCTAGTCGAGTGAATGTTGGAACTCAGTTAGCTATAAAAATTGGGGAAGGTACTACACAAATACAAAGCGTTTTAGACTCATTGGCTCCAGGGCTAATTCCCTTAGGGATCACATTGTTGATTTGGGGGATGTTAAAGAGAAAAATTAATACGGGTTGGATTATTATAGCAATCTTCATTATAGGAATTTTAGGATTTTATTCAGGAATTTTAGGATATATAGGATGA
- a CDS encoding MurR/RpiR family transcriptional regulator, whose product MIIDLQKEIYQNLSSTEKQVLKFLNNNEDKIPFLSITQIAKKSFTSSATVSRTIQKCGFSGINELRYKISTKKNKKELESPYVVNNILAKSYRECTKTIDNISSTSIFQTIEFMKNSRRIFIVARGFTALIAEEFQMYLQLLKYDAVIVKDVMWMKNIHKIVSNKDVVIILSLQNSTPELVETARTAKKCGAKIVICCCKTPTNLEKYSDVTIIGHTEEVMKAGGQTVYSRVPLLIITRTIIEYIGL is encoded by the coding sequence ATGATTATAGATTTACAAAAGGAGATTTATCAAAATCTATCTAGTACAGAAAAGCAAGTTCTTAAGTTTTTAAATAATAATGAGGATAAAATACCATTTTTGTCTATCACTCAAATAGCTAAAAAATCATTTACTTCCTCTGCAACCGTTTCAAGAACCATCCAAAAATGTGGTTTTAGTGGAATAAATGAACTACGATATAAAATTTCCACAAAAAAAAATAAAAAGGAGCTAGAGTCTCCTTATGTTGTAAATAACATATTAGCTAAATCTTATAGAGAATGTACAAAAACAATTGATAATATTTCCTCCACTAGTATATTTCAAACCATAGAGTTTATGAAAAATTCTAGGCGTATTTTTATAGTTGCTAGAGGATTTACTGCTCTTATTGCTGAAGAATTTCAAATGTATCTACAACTACTAAAATATGATGCCGTAATTGTAAAAGATGTAATGTGGATGAAAAACATCCATAAAATTGTTTCAAATAAAGACGTCGTTATTATTTTATCTCTTCAAAATTCTACTCCAGAACTTGTTGAAACTGCTAGAACCGCAAAAAAATGCGGGGCAAAAATTGTTATATGCTGTTGTAAAACACCTACAAATTTGGAAAAATACTCTGATGTCACTATTATCGGTCATACCGAAGAAGTGATGAAAGCCGGGGGACAAACTGTTTATTCAAGGGTGCCTTTATTAATTATCACAAGAACAATAATTGAATATATAGGATTATAA
- a CDS encoding ABC transporter substrate-binding protein, translating to MLKKSKFIILAVLLLALITVFVSGCREEGLTKVKVSEVTHSIFYAPQYAAISQGFFEEEGLEVELTLGDGNDKVMTGVLSGQVDIGFSGSESTVYVYNEGRDDYAITFAQLTQKDGSFLVGREPDPDFTFDKLKGKDVIGGHKSGMLAMTFDWVLKKNGIDAEKDLNMDNSIHFSAMAGAFQGGQGDYVTLFEPVATAMEKEGTGYVVASIGNESGIVAYTAYNARKSFIEENPEIIQKFTNAIYKGQLWVEKSSYEEIAKAIHEFFPEMEIEDLIKAVKRYKDQDSWSKTPVMTKESFETMQDIVESAGVIDKRGPYDKLVNIEFAEKAVEQIK from the coding sequence ATTTTGAAAAAATCCAAATTTATTATTTTAGCCGTACTTCTTCTTGCTCTGATTACTGTTTTTGTTTCAGGTTGCCGGGAAGAAGGACTAACAAAGGTTAAGGTCAGTGAAGTTACTCACTCTATATTCTATGCTCCTCAATATGCTGCCATTAGTCAAGGTTTCTTTGAGGAAGAGGGCTTGGAAGTTGAGCTAACCCTTGGAGACGGAAATGATAAGGTTATGACTGGAGTATTGTCTGGCCAAGTAGATATCGGTTTTTCTGGTTCAGAATCCACTGTGTATGTTTATAACGAAGGAAGAGACGACTATGCCATTACCTTTGCTCAATTAACCCAAAAGGATGGTTCCTTTTTAGTAGGTCGTGAACCTGATCCTGATTTTACCTTTGATAAATTAAAGGGGAAGGACGTCATTGGAGGACATAAAAGTGGAATGCTGGCCATGACCTTTGATTGGGTATTAAAAAAGAATGGAATTGACGCTGAAAAAGATTTAAATATGGATAATAGTATTCACTTTTCTGCTATGGCAGGGGCTTTTCAGGGCGGTCAAGGAGACTATGTAACTTTATTTGAACCAGTGGCCACCGCTATGGAAAAAGAAGGTACTGGATATGTTGTAGCCTCTATTGGAAATGAAAGTGGAATTGTTGCCTACACAGCCTACAATGCGCGAAAGAGCTTTATTGAAGAAAACCCAGAGATTATCCAAAAATTTACCAACGCCATCTACAAAGGACAGCTTTGGGTGGAAAAGAGTAGTTACGAAGAGATTGCTAAGGCTATTCATGAATTCTTCCCCGAGATGGAAATAGAAGATCTAATAAAGGCCGTAAAGAGATATAAAGACCAAGACTCTTGGTCAAAGACACCTGTTATGACAAAAGAATCCTTTGAAACCATGCAGGACATTGTAGAATCTGCAGGAGTAATTGATAAAAGAGGTCCCTATGATAAGTTAGTAAATATTGAATTTGCTGAAAAAGCGGTAGAGCAAATAAAATAA
- a CDS encoding PA2169 family four-helix-bundle protein, producing MDKNMEVIKSLNQLVQGEYMSIEAFNIYISKVRDDKVKTTFQQVQDQHRKNIQNLAHYIQELGGQPKEDTGLKGTMADMKINMQTSPEIAPSDYIKKAIEGMTKGIQMTENLLRGDLDDSSRELVGEILQKDRKSIEKLKSLI from the coding sequence ATGGATAAAAATATGGAAGTCATAAAATCTTTAAATCAATTGGTACAGGGAGAATATATGTCTATTGAGGCCTTTAACATCTACATTTCTAAGGTAAGGGATGATAAAGTAAAAACAACTTTTCAACAAGTACAGGACCAACATAGAAAGAATATTCAGAACTTAGCCCACTATATTCAAGAATTGGGAGGGCAACCAAAGGAAGATACTGGGCTAAAGGGCACTATGGCGGATATGAAAATAAATATGCAAACTTCTCCAGAAATCGCCCCATCGGATTATATTAAAAAAGCGATAGAAGGAATGACTAAAGGCATTCAAATGACAGAAAATTTATTACGGGGAGACTTAGATGACTCTTCGAGAGAACTTGTAGGGGAAATATTACAAAAAGATCGGAAATCCATTGAAAAGCTAAAAAGTTTAATATAA
- a CDS encoding ABC transporter substrate-binding protein codes for MKKAKLFTATILVILMIAVLFTGCADKSLTKVKVSEVTHSIFYAPQYAAISQGFFEEEGLEIELANGGGADKVMTAVLSGQVDIGFSGSESTVYVYNEGRDDYAITFAQLTQKDGSFLVGREPDPDFTFDKLKGKDVIGGRKGGMPEMTFEWVLRKHGMDPAKDVNIDTSIQFDAMAGAFLGGQGEYVTLFEPVATAMEKEGTGYVVASIGAESGVVAYTAYNARKSFIEENPEIIQKFTNAIYKGQLWVEKSSYEEIAKAIHEFFPEMEMENLITVVKRYKDQDSWAKTPVMTEESFEHMQDIIEAADVLDKRGPYDELVTTDFAEKAVENIK; via the coding sequence TTGAAAAAGGCTAAATTGTTTACTGCAACAATTCTTGTCATTTTAATGATCGCTGTTTTATTTACAGGTTGTGCTGACAAGAGCCTAACAAAAGTTAAAGTGAGCGAAGTTACCCACTCAATATTCTATGCACCCCAATATGCTGCCATTAGTCAAGGTTTCTTCGAAGAAGAAGGCTTAGAAATCGAACTTGCCAACGGTGGAGGTGCTGACAAGGTTATGACTGCGGTATTGTCTGGCCAAGTAGATATCGGTTTTTCTGGTTCAGAATCTACTGTATATGTTTATAACGAGGGGAGAGACGACTATGCCATTACCTTTGCCCAATTAACCCAAAAGGATGGTTCCTTTTTAGTAGGTCGTGAACCTGATCCTGATTTTACCTTTGATAAATTAAAGGGAAAGGACGTCATTGGAGGACGTAAGGGTGGAATGCCTGAAATGACCTTTGAATGGGTATTAAGAAAACATGGAATGGACCCCGCCAAGGACGTAAATATTGACACTAGCATACAATTTGATGCTATGGCAGGAGCTTTTCTAGGCGGTCAAGGAGAATATGTAACTTTATTTGAACCAGTGGCCACCGCTATGGAAAAAGAGGGTACTGGATATGTTGTAGCCTCTATTGGAGCAGAAAGTGGCGTTGTTGCCTACACAGCCTACAATGCACGAAAAAGCTTCATTGAAGAAAATCCAGAGATTATTCAAAAATTTACCAACGCCATCTACAAAGGACAGCTTTGGGTGGAAAAGAGTAGTTACGAAGAGATTGCCAAGGCTATTCATGAATTCTTCCCTGAGATGGAAATGGAGAATTTAATTACAGTGGTTAAGCGATACAAAGATCAGGACTCCTGGGCAAAAACACCAGTAATGACAGAAGAATCCTTTGAACACATGCAGGATATCATTGA
- a CDS encoding class II fructose-bisphosphate aldolase, producing the protein MYVSLKEVLNEAQSLNMAIGAFNTHNLEMLPEIIRAAYKQKTPVIIQTGCGTANYIGHRNLVAVCKSMAEEYGVKVTLHLDHAKDFNEIRKAIDAGYSSVMYDGSSFSLKENILGTKRVVEYAKNHGVSVEAELGIVGGTEEGIVIEKEKIRYTDPQEAVEFVQLTEIDALAVAIGTNHGQYRSKTDVNFSRLKEINEVLDIPLVIHGGTGVKEKDIGKVIDLGIRKFNVGTELLIGWNNESKSCYMSNEENISNRENVVPCLEVINEIVQRKIRLFKNIND; encoded by the coding sequence ATGTATGTATCATTGAAGGAGGTATTAAATGAAGCCCAATCTCTAAATATGGCCATTGGGGCTTTCAACACTCATAATTTAGAAATGTTACCTGAGATCATTCGTGCGGCTTACAAACAAAAAACGCCAGTAATTATCCAGACGGGTTGTGGAACGGCCAATTATATAGGCCATAGGAATCTGGTGGCCGTATGTAAGTCCATGGCAGAAGAATATGGAGTAAAGGTTACTTTGCATCTTGATCATGCAAAAGATTTTAATGAAATCCGTAAAGCGATTGATGCTGGATATAGTTCAGTTATGTACGACGGTTCATCATTTTCATTAAAAGAGAATATTTTAGGAACTAAACGTGTTGTTGAGTATGCAAAAAATCACGGGGTTAGTGTGGAAGCAGAATTAGGAATTGTAGGGGGAACGGAAGAAGGAATAGTTATAGAAAAAGAAAAGATTCGGTATACCGATCCTCAAGAAGCAGTTGAATTTGTACAATTGACTGAAATTGATGCATTGGCTGTCGCCATAGGAACTAATCATGGTCAGTATAGATCTAAAACAGATGTTAACTTTTCCAGACTTAAGGAAATTAATGAAGTACTTGATATTCCTTTAGTGATTCATGGGGGAACGGGTGTAAAAGAGAAAGACATTGGAAAGGTAATAGATCTTGGTATTCGTAAATTTAATGTTGGAACAGAACTATTAATTGGGTGGAATAATGAATCTAAATCATGCTATATGAGCAATGAGGAAAATATCTCCAATAGGGAAAATGTAGTGCCGTGTTTAGAAGTGATAAATGAAATTGTCCAAAGAAAAATCAGGTTGTTTAAAAATATCAATGATTAA
- a CDS encoding zinc-dependent alcohol dehydrogenase family protein: MIKEITMKAGYYIGDFKYEVREIAHKEPQEDEVKIRVAWCGLCGTDIHKFQGKNGASIVIPPIILGHECSGTVVSVGPGCKNFKPGDRVACDPSYSCGKCTWCQRGLPNFCMERHGVAKGFAEYVCPPEKNVYHISDSLGLKNAAFTEPLSCAIHGLDLIQIESGKTVVLYGMGSVGSLMLQLIHYSGAGKIIVIEREREKRRLALELGATKAVTDDQIEEISKKVNIDYVIECIGSKETMEQAIHIAGKNAKVLLFGLGDPKDPISFNQFEAYTKELSIFTSYLNPHTSQRAINLLERGLIDTEKIISAELSLEEVGDELKTLELSKKGKVMVYLSKEN; encoded by the coding sequence ATGATTAAGGAGATAACAATGAAAGCTGGATATTATATAGGTGATTTTAAATATGAAGTAAGGGAAATAGCACATAAGGAACCACAAGAAGATGAAGTTAAGATCCGGGTTGCATGGTGTGGATTGTGTGGGACAGATATTCATAAGTTTCAAGGGAAAAATGGAGCCAGCATTGTGATCCCACCAATTATTCTAGGTCATGAATGCTCTGGAACAGTTGTCTCAGTAGGACCAGGTTGCAAGAATTTTAAACCAGGAGATCGAGTAGCTTGTGATCCCAGTTATAGTTGCGGGAAGTGTACTTGGTGTCAACGAGGATTGCCAAACTTTTGTATGGAAAGACATGGAGTGGCCAAAGGATTTGCAGAATATGTGTGTCCACCAGAAAAAAATGTGTACCATATATCTGACTCTTTAGGCTTGAAAAATGCAGCTTTTACTGAACCTCTCTCCTGTGCGATTCATGGTTTAGATTTAATTCAGATTGAAAGTGGTAAAACCGTCGTTCTATATGGTATGGGTTCAGTTGGATCTCTAATGTTGCAACTTATTCATTATAGTGGTGCAGGGAAAATAATTGTGATTGAAAGGGAAAGAGAAAAGCGCAGACTAGCATTGGAGTTAGGAGCGACTAAAGCAGTAACAGATGATCAAATAGAAGAGATCAGTAAAAAAGTAAATATTGACTATGTCATAGAATGTATAGGTTCAAAAGAAACTATGGAACAAGCAATTCATATTGCAGGAAAAAATGCCAAAGTACTTCTCTTTGGTTTAGGAGATCCCAAGGATCCCATAAGTTTTAATCAATTTGAAGCGTACACTAAGGAATTAAGTATATTTACTTCTTACCTTAATCCTCATACTTCGCAACGAGCTATAAATCTATTAGAAAGGGGGCTTATAGATACAGAAAAAATAATCAGCGCAGAACTAAGTCTTGAAGAGGTAGGTGATGAACTGAAGACATTGGAACTGTCAAAGAAAGGAAAGGTAATGGTTTATTTAAGCAAAGAAAATTAA
- a CDS encoding HAD family hydrolase, with protein MSRYKGIIFDLDGTLLNTIEDLSDSVNEVLTAYGYPNHNYEEYKLKIGRGFRNLMENSFPEGMDEKTIDEALPLFVEIYDRRYQNKTKPYKGICEIVDRLYRMGIKIGVNSNKRTDYTRQLVSKFFKEISFVEILGERQNVPKKPDPTAALEIVELMELLPQEVLYVGDSKTDIMTARNAGVDSIGVLWGFRSYEELKEHGATYIVSKPQDIIDIVSGSTFYNTLHF; from the coding sequence GTGAGCAGATACAAAGGCATAATTTTTGATTTAGATGGAACTTTACTTAATACTATAGAAGATCTTTCTGACAGTGTAAATGAAGTATTAACAGCTTATGGATACCCAAACCATAATTATGAGGAATATAAGCTAAAGATAGGAAGAGGATTTCGAAATTTGATGGAGAATAGTTTCCCAGAGGGAATGGATGAAAAGACGATCGACGAGGCATTACCATTATTTGTGGAAATTTATGATAGAAGATATCAGAATAAAACAAAGCCCTATAAGGGAATTTGTGAGATAGTGGATAGATTATATAGAATGGGCATAAAAATAGGGGTAAATTCTAATAAAAGGACGGATTATACTCGTCAATTAGTCTCGAAATTTTTCAAAGAAATTTCCTTTGTAGAGATCTTGGGAGAACGCCAAAATGTACCAAAGAAACCTGATCCCACAGCAGCATTAGAAATTGTTGAGCTTATGGAACTTTTGCCACAAGAAGTCTTATACGTAGGAGACTCTAAAACAGATATTATGACAGCAAGAAATGCTGGGGTGGACAGCATAGGTGTACTTTGGGGTTTTCGTTCCTATGAGGAATTAAAAGAGCATGGAGCAACCTATATTGTATCAAAGCCACAAGATATTATAGATATTGTATCAGGATCTACATTCTACAATACCTTACATTTCTGA